ATTGCATACATGAATTTTAGTACCCGGTATCCTTATGAAAAAAAGGGATGATAACGTTGTGAGTACCACCAGAAATTTTCCAAAAGTTTGAGAAGAGATGTtgtcataaaatatgcataaatctGATCAgtttaaacaaatcaattttatttttaatttattttattaacaaataaatcacCTTATTAAAGTGATAGAAAAAAGAAGCCAAATTTAAGCTTTTctaattaaatacttaaaatatattaatttttagatAAACAATgcaagaaatataaaatgacatttttaaGAGAAAAAAGTATGTACAAAAgaatcataaaatttaatttttttaagttcaTCAGAACTTTAGCTAccaaaataagtaataaaaaaaacattcaaacataagaatgttttataatttaatgtcACTTCCGCTGGcataattgttaaattaaatgaaattaaagtgcAACTTTAAACATTTCGATAGTTTGTATAGcatataaagtttatatagtatacaaaGTATACATACGTAAGTTGAAGTGTAAGCATATATATGTGATCATATTTTTAgatataaaacacaaacattcGAAATTGTTTAGCACGTATCtaatagtcgagcacactcgatcgTAGCCTTCACACTTGTTATTCATAAGCTTAGTCGTCAAGTTAATCACATCTCGGAGCTACGAACAAAGTTCAAAGAGGCTATCAATTGCTTGGATGATGTTGCCACATggaaaaaatagcaaaataatcAAGTCTTGGCCGTGCTGTTAATTTAATACTCATTAATCGATTACTAATTATAAACTTCCGCTTTGAATAGATCGCTTAAGTAAAGCGACTCTACGACATTGGCTAAATGAACGGGAAGGAAGAAATTGAGCTCTACTTCTGTGCAGTGAATACACCCCATTTCAAGAGTACAGGGTATTCTTCTTAACACGCACATTGAGtgacaaaataaatagcaCGCTTTCAAGCTCTGTTGAGAAAGCCAGAGAGACTCTTGGCGAGGGGGGAAATgcgaaacaaataaatgtggAAATGAGCGATTATTGTAAACTCTTGACTAAACTGATAAATACAGAATACACACTTGGCTAGGGTTCAATAACTCTCGACTCTCCCTCAGTTTATCAGtcaacagagcagagcagcgcttgtttttttttgcagttccACAACGTGAATGTGACACGTTTAATTCGAGTACATTTACAATCTGATAACATATTGTtcatctaaatatatatataggtatATAGACAGAAAAGAGTACTTGACTTGAGGGAACTGAAAGACAAAGAATCTGTAGTTGAACAAGGCAAAAGCAATACAACTCGGAACTCGGGCGGGATACTTGCTACATACTACACAAAGAGAAAAGATCTGTTAATTACAACTGAAAACTGTGAATCTTTGTTGTAAGTAACACTTACTTTCGAGTGCATTAAGGCGTAgtttcttctccttcttctttttgtcgttatgtttttgttttcctaCGATATAAATCATCTAAGAGCGCTAATTAACTGAGTAATGTCAGTTCTAAAATTGTAGCTGTGAGCCAATTATTTGTACGCAAGACTTTTGCGTATGTGATTAAGCCTTAAAGAGTCAAGCACAAAGCTAATTGCAAATCAAACGAAACGTCTTTAAAAAGTGATTTCTGAAATTACTCTGCTAAACACTTTTGCTTTGCCGGTGATTtctaaagaaaataagaaataattttagcTCGGATAATTGACTGAGAGAGTCAGATTTctataaatagttaacaaTATAATTTGATGCAAGAATTTACCTAATTGGTGAACAATAGGCGAAGTCAAATTGCTCTAAAATGTCGCTGTATAAAAGATTTGCATAAGAGagtgaaaaaataatacatttatatttactgGGAATTTTAAAAAGTAGTTTGGCAATAAAATGTCTTAGTATAAACGTGCTTTTTAGCactgtttatttatgaatgaGATTAGTTTATGATTAGTTTATCAAAGAATTTATTATCAGTAAACAAAAGAGCACTCGAAAAAACTATATGTCTGTATAACAGCTGCAGAAGTACTTATGTATAACTTATAAGCTTAATAGAAAAGTTTGttttgataataaattaaaagctttaACTATACTGATAGAGAGTTCGATTAGGTAGTAagatttaagtaaaaatatactttatttactaaaaataaaattgacaaCTCCATCAACTAGAATTTCTCATAGCAAACACTTttctatttggtatacttaGTTTGTAgagcaatttttcatttctccTTTTAACCTGACAAAAATTATGAGTATTCAAAGTTGATTATCCGCTTAAATGAGTTTTCACTGTATAAATACGCAAAAGAATGTATTAACTTTTCATCTTTATAACACTTTTgtgcaaaacacaaaagatgtacataaattaaaaagccaATTTGAATGACAGCTAGACTACAAGTATAACACTTTCGCTGAGTAGCAAAGCAGACTTCAACAACAAAGAGCGGCGTCAGTGGGTTAAATTGCATCGTAAACAAAAGTATCagtgaaataacaaaaacaaacgcacacgcactcacacacatgcatgcacaTACGTACACATACTTACAGGCGCACAAATATAGATGATAGAtatggagagtggagagtgctCGTCTTACATCTCTCCCACGCACAATGAACTTTCTCGCAGTGCACATCGTATTTGACTTAGACTTCGCTCTATGATGattatgataataatgatgatgagaaTAAAATGGAGCAACTCTGTGTTGGCTCGCTCTAACACTGATGCgataataatgatgaaaaGACAACGACGAGCAGCAGCTGAGTTTGCTTCGGCAGCTGTTTTGTTCTAAGCAGAGCAAATCGTTTTAGATGGCGATGCTCGTCTTGAGTGTGGATGGatctctttgtttttgtagcgATTAAATTTGCACTTTGTGTCGACATgaatatgcatacatacatacatatgtacatatatacgtagtgtgtgctcgtgtgtgtgtgcagagaTTCCGATACGtaaacaacaacgacgccagcgtcgacgtcgacgacgacgttgacaGCAAAAAAGTAGACAAGCAGCAATCATAACTGAGGCAGCGAACTGCTGCCGTGTCGTCTTCGCCTTATCAACAATACATTCGAATGCAGCGAAGGCGGCAGAGGGagagcagcaggcagcaagccGCCAGCAGCTGAAGGcaaggcagcaggcaacacagtagcagtcgcagcagcagcgacagtgAATGCGTTGCGCGCGTCGTAGTAATAACTTGTTTCCTGGGCAGAACGCAACAACGGGCAACGCGTGTTCCAGTTTCAAACGTACCCCAAATACGACggacaaacaaaaacaagaacttTGTACATATATCGAGAACTGAAACGAAACGATTAGAAAAATAgagaaacaaaacgaaatctAATCGCGGGGTGCGCAGTAATCGCGGTGCGGTATTTTTGATAATAAGTGCGTactcggctgctgctgctaatcGTAATCCGTTATCCGTTAATCGCCAGCAGTGGGCCAAAAGGAGAAGACGAGACTAATATGTAGTTAGTACTTGCTATCCGTGTGTGGGCTTTTCATAGTGATTGTATGTGGTGCGTGATCAATTAATCGAGTGgaaagccagcaacaacaacagttgttgttgtaacgaGTCAAACGGAAAACCAGCTTGTCTCGCtcattaaaacaataacaagaaaaacaacaacaacaagaaaaacaacaacaaccataaagagagtagcaacaacagcgatcagcaggcaggcaagcaACAAACGAAATAGCGTCGAAAACAAAGAAGCCAAGTGTGGGGGAAACAAAGAACGCGAGCACAAGGCAGCAGTAACAAAACGGAAAGCAAAGACTGgagctacaacaaaaaatacaacaagcagagcaatcacagcagcaacaagtacAAGCACGAACACGAACAACAAGCgagcataacaacaaaaaccagaaCGCACAAGTTTCTATCAACTACTGGAAGCGACTACAACTCCTTTGTGACGCAGTGGaataaatagcaaattaaatagttATAGACGTCGCAAACCTAAATTATCATACACAACAAGCTCACATTTTTgtgacttttttttgtgcgcaTTCAGCGTAAACGGcgacaaattattaattaagacGCCAAATGTTTGCTTGTCGTCTCCACAAACTGCAAgccagagcgagagcgagatcatcaaatttacaaaaaaagaaaacaaaaacaaatcacatCAACAAACAGCAAGTGCAAGCGAGAGGCAACTAAAAAACGAAGAGAGCGTGATTTGTATTTTGAGAGAACTGTGTTCACAGACTGCACTAGTGTTTCATTTCCATTACGTTGCGCACAACGTAAACAGCTGTGAGCTGCTTAGCCgagacgtcgacgtcgctgttgctgcgcgCCGTTTTTGCTTGATAAGCTTTTTatgctgctttttgttttgttgttttgtcgcTTGTTCAAGTGCATGCCATCATCAACTCGATCTTCGATTAGGTCTGCCTGCCTCTCTTACACATAGTCGCGCTCTTTTGAATGCTGGCGCATGCTTGCCAACATCTTCCGCCAGCCGCAGGCCGTGTCATTGTGTTATCAGTCAATGCCATTCTGAAATTTGCTGCAGCGACAACTAAAAACTTTATAGCAGCCAGACGactgtcaacaacaacaactaaaacagcACTGCAGGCGGCAGAAGCTACTCGACACCCACACAAGCGATCCATCGTTTtgcaaatgtatgtatttttatgtgtgtggatgtgtgtgtctgtctgtgagTGCATATCAGCTGTTAAGCAATTCTGGTTAAGAGTATGTTGACAGCTTGTGCAACAATATGCAAAATTATGGTTACCAATTTAACTAATCGCCTTAATCTGTTATTGATAAGCTATGcttgcatgtgtatgtgtgtagtatgtatacgtatacgtatgtatgtgggTGACGAAAGCTTACTGCTATAAATTATtggaaaatttttaattttgaattcatACTCAGAAACGGAGcgttgttattttgttatcagATGCCGTTGACCCGTTTTCCAACTCAAACGCAAAACTtggcaaatatgtatatatatagatatgcCTCTGTATGAGTGTACttaagtgtgtatgtgtgtgtgtgtgtaattacCCCTGCTGTTtaactatgtatataattGTGTTAATATGTACAATCActgaatattttcattattgtaGCCTTCTGGCATATTGTGTATTAAGTACGTATTGCCGCTCAGTGCCTCCTTATCAGCCAAGCATTGCTATATagatactcacacacacacgaatagTCTATATAGTGTAATATAGTATACTTGgctttactttttgttgtactttgaTTTGAGCAGCACGCGTAGCTTGTGAAAACATGAAACCCTGATTAGTTGCTACACATTCCGCTCAGCGATCGGCTGGTTAAGAGCTGCTTAAAGCTTTGTCCGATTTGTTAAAATACtataactatatatagtattccATAGAAATAAAGGTATATtgcgcgcgtgtgtgtgagtgctgaATCAGGGGAAAATACAAGTCAAGTGACGACCATGTGTTCAATGAACTCGCTCTAAGAAATTTAAACATCGATTAGGCATCAAGATTTGCGATAACGGATTGTCTACCACGTGTACTTGAATTCCTGCCGATAACCCCCATCTATCAATCGATTGTCGTACGCGGTCGATAAACCTAAGCTCTAAATCgaacttttcttttcttagtttttacattttcattttccctTCCCTCAGTTCAATACTCAATCACACATAAAAGCGAGATAATGTCGCATGCCACAAGCCATGATGTGGCACAACAGCTGCCGCATCACGAGGATCTCACggcacaaaataacaaatcaaaGTCCAACACACTGAACTCGCAACATCACAATGGCCTCGCTTACAGCAGcaacgtcaacagcagcagcccagAGAAACTCACGGTGCTGGACATGATACTCGATGCCCTGGGAATGCGTAATCTAACGTCCAAGGATATTGGGACACTGATAAGTGAGTACAGCATAATACAGATGTATGTGTTATGTAAACATATAAACTTAACTCAAGGACATCGCATTAACCCCATTACTGAATCTGCGTCTTATTTAACCTTCGTTACAGTGTTGGGCTTCATGTTCTTGCTGTTTGTGATAAGCGTAACCGGGTTCTTTGTAATGTGGTTCACCGAATACTACAACAACACCATGCTCCAGGTAATGTCCCACATTCTCTAGGTTTATATATAGTACGTGACGTATACGTGATAAGGATCGATAATACATTTCGATAGAGTGCTGTCTTCCGTCTGTCTGATTAATTAGATATCTGAAAtaaggaaatggaaaatgtttaACTTTATAAAGAATAACGTATAATAATTAGTTTTCTTTAGTTTAagtaaactatatttataaaatttcatgTAAAACTGCAAGACGAAAAGGATAGAAGAAGGGATTAGATACATATTTTTTCTGAAACTTTATGGAAACTTTAGATAATTTTTTGATACTTTGAACAAAACTTTGTTTCGATTCTCGGTACCCatgacgtatacttaattatCATAGTTAAATCAATACGACAAAATGCCGCTTTTTTGTCTATCAAATCAATTAGAACttagaaaatacaaaagtttacatttgcaaatttaGTAAATCAACAGACTATATAGTCTATAGTCTATATATGTAACTTATAGTTTTTCTTTGGTAAATTTTcgcaattaaatgtaaattaaaactgcaaagaaaaaaaggatAGAAAAAGGAAGCAAAtccatttcaaaatttttaatcttagtttgttgttgctttcaaCAGAATTTCACTTTTATCCGCGGTTACCATGGCGTATACTTATTAACTATCGATAACGTCGTCTGCCCAATATGTTTGAACATCTTTATCGCACAAAACTATAGTAGCTACACAAACAAACgtttctatatgtatatgttgtgTATGTAGGTATCAAATTTAGCAACAAATACATACTTTACAATACAAATCTTGCGAGCCTCGCATATTTTAATGCGCCGTTCTAGCcctctaataaaaataattaaatgggaattgcaaatgtatgtatgattAGATAAGAGACGGGGCAGTTACTTGGTTGCTCAGTTGGTCAGCGTTTGCTTTGTGAATTACTATATAATccatatattataatatttatattgcacaAGCGACTGCGGTCGTAATCTACTTTGACACTCGTTGCATTTAACTCGTTACTCGTCGTTGCAGAAAATAATACTCGCTGAGAATTCAGAGCGCGCCAAGAGCTGGCTGAATCCCGGACCCGATACAGACACAGTGCTCAAGGCGCACATATTCAACTACACGAACATCGAGGATTATCTTGCAGGGCGGGCGGATAAGATACATGTGGAGGATCTGGGTCCACTCACCTATCAGGAGCACACGGTCAAGGATCAAGTATCGTTCAACAAAAATCACACTGTCACCTTTAGGGTAGGTAAAAAGCACTTATCACGTTCGAGAAGTTCTTTATTGACAGTGATTGTTTTCAGGATCGCAAATCCTACAAACTTCTGCCGGAAAAATCGACGCTGCGGGAAGACGATATCGTGTTGGTGCCGAATGTGCCGCTGCTTTCCGCTGCGGTACATGTGAAACGTTTTCCTGCGTTTAAACGCCTGGGTGTCAACGGCCTCATTTCGTTTTACAGAGAGCCGGTCTTCAAACGTCTGACTGCCTTCGAGTATCTCTGGGGCTACAAGGATAAGATCATAAGTCTCGAGTCGCTTGGCGGCGGCAATAAAACGCACTTTGGGTTGCTTAGAACTGTAAGTTCCCACTGTCCCACATTATATAATCAAATTTGTCATCAGCACTAACTGCAATACTATACTTTTGTGATATTACATTTGTACTCTCTACGCGGATTGGAACttatttagttaaaaatgCAATCACAAAAGTTAActagcatttaaaaatatgaatgaatgaatttactAACCACATGCTTAATGGTTTCTAAGAATATCCTTTCGGTGGACTATAATCCAAAAAACATTTCTGTAAAACTAGCTAAAGGTGCTAGAAAATAGattaaacaaaaagtatataaaagaACCATTTCATTAGACACCCTAAACCTTTTGACATGACCccacaaaattaatatttttccaaCTTTTTGTCCACAGCGAAATGGCACCAGCGTGGACTCGGTGCAGTTGAATACTGGCGAGGATGATATCAACAAATTCAGTCTCATTACACAGTTCAATGGCAAGCCGCAGCTGGACTTTTGGGAGGGCGACGAATGCAATCGCATCGATGGCAGCGAACCGTCAATGTTCTCGCCAACTCTGCTGCAGGAACGCAGCACAGTGCACGTCTTTTTGCAGGTGCTGTGCCGCAAGGTGCCGCTGCACTTTGAGAAAGAGGAAACCATCTTCAACAACATCGATGTGCTGCGTTACCGGACTCCGCTTGATGTCTTTGCTCATCCATCGGAGAATCCAGCGAATGAATGCTATTGCCGCAACACGGATCTTTGTCTGCCCAGCGGGGTCATCAATGCCACCAAGTGCTACGATGATTCACCCATCTTTCCATCGTTTCCACACTTTTTCTCCGGTGATCCCGTGATCTACAAGGACTTTGAGGGCATTAAACCCGATGCAGATCTACATCAAACTTATGCCGATATACATCCACGCTTTGGGTTTCCCATCAGCGGTGCATCGCGCGTCCAAATCAACATTATGCTGGACAAGACGCCACTATTGCTCAGTAAGTAACACACAAGTCATTTAATGTGTCTCGTTCTTTGACCTCCAATTGCTCTCACACAGATCAAGCGAATCGCATTCAGAATGCCACCATCTTGCCTTTGATTTGGATCGAGATAACCGCTGGTGACTTCGATGACGACGTGCTGCACACGCTTTACATCAGCACATTTGGCTTAGATGCCATACAACTAGCACTTAAGTATGGCACTCTGCTGGTCTCGGTCACCACATTCAGTTTGATAGTGGCCAGCGTTTACTATTTGAATAGTAAACgtgaggagcagcagctgcagcataGCAAATCATCAGCTGAGCTGGAGGCACTCAATGGAGGACTCGAAGCCAATGGCAGCGTTGTTGTGGTGCAAGTCCATGTGCCACACACTGTTGGTGGCCATCCGCATCGAGGCGAGTAGTAGTGCCATCAAACATAAGACATACAGGGGGGTGTTACCACGGGGGGTTGGGCAGCAtgcaataaacataaatgcCAAGTCTAGACAAAACACATTAGGGtgccttaaaaaaaaacaaagagattTTCGAATTTGTCACGATGTAGCTTAGCATATTATTAGCCTAGAACAAACAAATGTAGTGTTAACtaattgtatatatgtgtaatatatgtataaagacTCAAACAATGTTCAATATGCCATAAGTACCTAGTAAAgaataaaacttataaatacaaattttaaaacttgaaTTTGCTTGCAAATTGACAGTTGAAAAATGATCGCTGACAATAGCTGAAAGGCACAACggcttttatcgataaaagtcACAGCATTGATATAAACAATGTGACCGCTGTTGGAATATAACACACTTTTTACTCCAAGAAACTCTGAATGaattgttttttacatttttaaacaaagtaaataatagaaaagaTAAACTGTGGACTACTTTACTTTGTGTCCACCACACAAAAGACAAATTTCGTCAGAACAAAAAACTGTGATGTGccgaatttggtatatttttcaaagcGACGCGGTATATTTGGAGCTTTTCAGCTAACGGTCACGCTGATCGTCAAAGCGATTGCAACGGatttattcaaaaacaaaaattcaataatatgaaatttgttatagcaaatatttattgtttctaaacaaaacgaaattcgTATATTAGTTGTTTGTTCAAcatttgattgttttataaaccttttagttattaaatgcatgtatttattaatgtaCTTCGATTCGAGAATCGATTGTGTTTGTATATTGCATGATTGGTTTGATGTTTGTTGTGGAGGGagggaaattgaatttgagttGGAAAAGTTAATACGCGTATTGgttgtagttttgtttttatgtatgtataattattattttgttttgcgttttgtttttaagtttttaattaagtataatagtttatataaaaaataacagagaaattatataaaagaaacattaaaatataatcgtttattttcttgtttttttttgttgttgctggtttttcatcctttttgttgttgttggttgctttAATAATTAACGCGTCAATTGCCAGAATCTTCGCCATCTAATGATTCATCCTGCACCGATGAGCTGTCgtcgccgccgccaccgccgcctccgCGCTTGGCCGATGGTGTGCCAGTGAGTCTGGAGGAGCTGAGGCCCATGCCGCCGGTGCGTCTAAAAAAATAGATTCACAGAAATGAAATTAGTCGGGGAATGTTAGGCACATACATTGGGATGCAGTCGGTAAACGTGCAGgtcaacaaattaaacataGAATCAAACTAAGTCTTATTTTGTGGGGGAAAACACTCGCTATGCACTAAAAACTAGTTTGGGGGAGACatttcaataaacattttgaaacgGTTTTACGAAAACGCACGGAATGGATGTGTGTTCggagagtgtgtgtttgtaacaTGCACAAGTCGGAATCAGGGAGGAGTCGGAATACATTCATTATCGAatactgatgatgatgatgatgtggctGGGCCAGCACTTACAGCCTACCAAACTCGGGAAGCGAAGCGAAGTGAAACGAAACCTAATGCAGACCCTCACAATTCATAATAAGTGCAGCATCCTTTTTGGGCGAATACGCCTTGGCCTTTTCAGTCTCGGCCACCTGTATCGTGCTATATATATGGATGACAACCACCAAGAATAGAGACCATCAATAACCAAAGaaacagaaaatgaaaacaaattgtataaaagAGCTGTTAACAATCGAACAAAGATATCTGACAAATTTATGTATGAACACCGAGCAAAacttattaacattttttttaactgtGATATTTAATCACcaatacaattaaaaacacTATTGATTAACCATGACTACTTTCGCTGTATACATAAGTTAAAGtgtattttgcaattgcaactgagTAAGCAAATTCAATCAAAACTTAACTATCAATAGAAGACTATGTTCATATGTCTAACAATTAGCTAAATTATCTATAAGGAAACAAgttaaacttattttatattgtctTCTCAATCTtgtctttaaatatttgctaccATAGTTTCTGATATTAGTACTAATGTCTTATTGCATACCAAAAGCTAAATGTACAAATCTAAAACTTCAATCAAGTCAAACCATTTGACATACAGAAAACCTAATAAGTTGCTCGGCGTTCAcacaaaactttaaaagaCATCTTGATCATTGTTTCCAATTAGTTGACAACAGCTGTAGAATCCTCATAACTTGCTCCTGGTGCTCCTGCTAATCCCAGGCAGTTAGGTAAACTTACCGCAATTTCGTTTTGAGTGAGTTAATCTCACGGTTCATGGCCTCCTGCGATTCGATCATATCTTCGCATTCGCGTTGATATTTGCGCTTTTGAGTCTTCTCCTTTTGCAGCTCCTCCTCGGTTTCATCCAGATTGCGCTTGAGCAGCTTAATGCGGCTATTCAGCTGTtaagagaaacaaaaaaagttcGTAAAAGTCCACACATAGTAAAGTTAAACCATAAAACACTCACTTTATCCATTTGCTCCTTATGCTGATCGACATGTCGTCGCTCATCTTCAATGTTCATGGTGAGCTCCTTGATCTTCTTGTCCATCTTACGATTGGCCTTCTGCTGCAACAGTCGCTCCTTGCCCTCGTTCTCCAGCTGCTCCTCCAGATTGACAATCTTCGCCTCGAGCGTGGCAATCGTTGCCTTCACCTTGGTGCGTTGCGCCGTCTCAATTTCAGCGAGTTTCGCCTTCAGCTCCTTGTTCTGTCGCTCGAGCAGCGCACGCGCATTCTCGTTCTTTTGCGAATTGGACTTTTCGTTGGCCAACTCTGTGGTCAACTGTTCGATTTGCAGCTGCGCCTTGCGACTGCGATCTAGCAGCACTTCGGAATTCGATTGTTCCTCCTCCAGTTCCTCCTCGAGTGTGGCAATGCGCGCCTCCAGGCGACGCTTCTCGTCGATCATCAACGAACCCTTGCTGGCATTGTTGGCAATCTCCTCGGCGAGTTCATCGCGATCCGTTTCCGCCAAGCGGCGAGCACGCTCGGAGCTGGCCAAGTCCTCGGTCAGCTGTAATACTTCCGCCTCCAGGGCCTTGACCTTGCGATCGGCCTCTTTGCTCTGCGCCTGCAACTCCTCCTTGGCGGCCTTGGCCTCCTCGGCGTCGCGCAACGCATCCTTGACTTGTGCTTGCAGTTTCTTCGCATGCTTCAGCGCATCCTCTTTCACCTTGTTATGCATCTCCATTGTGGTTTCAATCTCCTTGAGATCACCTTCGAGTTTCTTCTTGGCTGCAACCGCTGCAGTCCTCTGCTTGCGCTCCTCGTCGAGTTCGGCTTCCAGATCGCGCAGCTGCTTGACGAGACCGCGTCGCTTCTCCTCGGCGCCCTCCTCCTTGGCCTGCAGGTCACGTTCGAATTGGGAGCGGAGCGCCTGCATGTTGACCTCCAGTCGCAATTTGGCATCTTCGGTCAGCTGCAGATCATCCTCGAGCTCCTCGTTTTGTGCTTTCAGCTCGGCCAGCTGTGATTCGAGGGCGCGTTTCGCCTTTTCGAGCTCATGGACATTCTTGTCGGCGGTGCCTTGGCTGTTGGCCAGATCGTCGAGTTCGTTTTGCAGTTGCTTGCGCTTCGTTTCGAGATCCTCAATTTTGTCGTAGGCCTCATCCAGTTCACGGGAGACCGAGAGCACCTTGGTTTCCTTTTCGCGTGCCTCACGCTCGGCGGTGTCGCGCTCCTGGGCGATCTGCTCGGATATGGCTTTCTCCTCGGCGAGAATCTTGTCGAAgttcttctgcttcttttcTAGTTCGAGCACCtgtaaaaacacattttagtTGACCTCTTGGGTTGGATGCGTTTAATAAACTTACCTTGGTGCGCTGTGCTTCCAGCTCAATGGTCGCATCCTCCAGCTCCGATTGGATCTTCTTTTTGCTCTTGTCCAGGCGATCGTTTTGCGCCATCAGCTCCTTGACCTGTCGCTCCAGCGCCTCGATATCCTTGTTGAGTCGCTTCTTGCCCTCTTCGAGTTCCTTGGCCAGATCGGCATCCTCCTCGGCCTTCTTCTTAATCTCCTGCATTTGAGTTGTAAGCTCGGCCAGCTTGCGCTCAAAGTTGCGCTTCgcctcctcatcctcctcgaGCTGTTCCTGCAGCGCTTCTTTCTCCGATTCGATTTGACGCAGCTTCGAGCTGAGTCCCAGTTTCTGGCGGGTTTCCTCTTCGAGCAACTGTTGCGCCTCCGTCAGCTGCGATTCCATGTTGCTTGCCGACTTGACAGCCGCTGA
This is a stretch of genomic DNA from Drosophila albomicans strain 15112-1751.03 chromosome 3, ASM965048v2, whole genome shotgun sequence. It encodes these proteins:
- the LOC117570430 gene encoding scavenger receptor class B member 1; the protein is MSHATSHDVAQQLPHHEDLTAQNNKSKSNTLNSQHHNGLAYSSNVNSSSPEKLTVLDMILDALGMRNLTSKDIGTLIMLGFMFLLFVISVTGFFVMWFTEYYNNTMLQKIILAENSERAKSWLNPGPDTDTVLKAHIFNYTNIEDYLAGRADKIHVEDLGPLTYQEHTVKDQVSFNKNHTVTFRDRKSYKLLPEKSTLREDDIVLVPNVPLLSAAVHVKRFPAFKRLGVNGLISFYREPVFKRLTAFEYLWGYKDKIISLESLGGGNKTHFGLLRTRNGTSVDSVQLNTGEDDINKFSLITQFNGKPQLDFWEGDECNRIDGSEPSMFSPTLLQERSTVHVFLQVLCRKVPLHFEKEETIFNNIDVLRYRTPLDVFAHPSENPANECYCRNTDLCLPSGVINATKCYDDSPIFPSFPHFFSGDPVIYKDFEGIKPDADLHQTYADIHPRFGFPISGASRVQINIMLDKTPLLLNQANRIQNATILPLIWIEITAGDFDDDVLHTLYISTFGLDAIQLALKYGTLLVSVTTFSLIVASVYYLNSKREEQQLQHSKSSAELEALNGGLEANGSVVVVQVHVPHTVGGHPHRGE